One segment of Anastrepha obliqua isolate idAnaObli1 chromosome 3, idAnaObli1_1.0, whole genome shotgun sequence DNA contains the following:
- the LOC129240987 gene encoding uncharacterized protein LOC129240987 — MKIERQPHVTNPEHFPSNSSVTETHPTPNAGSNSSTNTTVVNDVTNEAPTIVATPELNSSIIPTVRTQNFSFATTYRPPLHTNTFDNRIDCSQPINIYPYKPITAFTVLNNDDPSNQFDSGKPNAIVRPIRRFEKPELARHTRQNVATDENTPLSQQQSHYQKKYFSSSFSSKKMTHSSPGRTSDEDVEQLRDELNRKLRNLHYTTAADVWIKSRHSSNASPQDQVVKRPLFITTVPSGVFLPPPKEPPIPWFLKPHIYAYSSHPMVLTSSGVVAPVTDKGKLHNGSVASTTIATGDKVSMTKLKRPTLNNVHPNSKLYGNVTATSASSAATLNGTRGGLSPPPFRYSLTGGVQLTKQQFKEQIQQRRAKRDTAPQPYRNVMYDRRVIRGSVFGTQQLLENSDPFDKAAEIRRRHAIRKQKVCRNQRNVLGTPPPVNGRRHEVIQTEKYLEELVQRPPEFSVNTQTDLFLEKPPEPPYVPAKVGVDAATEIDDGELFHFDAEAQPIIDILVDACIEQGILEVAHEQDITALRQKQAEFLAQREAELAELRRLEAEELRLQAEKVRRLQQDAITKGLDEEMQKSVTAAKLLQGHIAGLLPEVLDNLEPATDAAKKEHLMKTVAPWLTVEVAEEVGHIVDSREILTVIIQEIIKQRATAYAGYKEEMPLETLIERGEDVIEEEMKDELCTCESSDLSTKCDDSSKKV; from the exons atgaaaattgagAGACAACCTCATGTCACAAATCCTGAGCACTTCCCTTCAAATTCTTCTGTAACAGAAACTCACCCCACTCCGAACGCTGGAAGCAATAGCAGTACCAACACCACCGTGGTCAATGATGTAACCAATGAGGCCCCTACAATTGTCGCAACACCGGAGTTGAATAGCAGCATAATCCCTACTGTGCGCACCCAAAATTTCTCTTTCGCTACCACCTACCGACCTCCGCTACATACCAACACCTTTGATAATCGTATCGATTGCTCCCAACCTATAAATATATATCCATATAAACCAATCACAGCCTTTACCGTCCTCAACAACGACGATCCGTCGAACCAGTTTGATAGTGGTAAGCCCAACGCAATTGTGCGCCCAATACGTCGCTTCGAGAAGCCAGAATTGGCGCGGCATACTCGCCAGAATGTGGCAACTGACGAAAATACACCATTGTCACAGCAGCAATCACAttatcaaaaaaagtatttctcCTCCTCCTTCTCCTCGAAGAAAATGACCCACTCGTCCCCGGGGAGGACAAGCGACGAAGATGTTGAACAGTTGAGAGATGAATTGAATCGGAAACTACGTAATCTGCATTATACAACAGCTGCAGATGTGTGGATCAAGTCTAGACATTCTTCAAAT GCAAGTCCACAAGACCAAGTTGTCAAACGTCCACTCTTCATCACTACAGTACCCTCTGGTGTGTTTTTACCGCCCCCCAAAGAGCCACCCATACCATGGTTTCTAAAACCACACATCTATGCATATTCCTCGCACCCGATGGTGTTAACTAGTAGCGGTGTCGTCGCTCCCGTCACTGACAAGGGCAAACTTCATAACGGCTCGGTAGCGTCAACAACGATAGCTACGGGCGATAAGGTGTCCATGACAAAGTTAAAGCGCCCTACGTTGAATAATGTTCATCCGAATTCGAAACTATATGGAAATGTGACTGCGACTTCGGCTTCGAGCGCTGCGACTTTAAATGGTACGCGGGGCGGTCTGTCGCCTCCTCCATTTCGGTACTCTTTAACGGGTGGCGTACAGCTAACTAAACAACAATTTAAGGAGCAAATTCAGCAACGTCGCGCAAAAAG AGATACTGCGCCTCAACCCTACCGCAATGTCATGTACGACCGCCGTGTGATACGTGGATCCGTTTTTGGTACTCAACAGCTTTTG GAAAATTCTGATCCCTTCGATAAAGCAGCTGAGATTCGTCGACGGCACGCCATTCGGAAGCAGAAAGTTTGCCGAAATCAACGTAATGTTCTTGGTACACCTCCACCAGTCAACGGTCGTCGACATGAAGTTATtcaaactgaaaaatatttggaagaGCTGGTGCAACGTCCTCCTGAGTTCTCGGTGAATACACAAACCGATTTATTCCTCGAGAAACCACCAGAGCCTCCTTATGTTCCGGCTAAAGTTGGTGTTGATGCAGCCACTGAAATTGACGATGGCGAACTCTTCCACTTCGATGCTGAGGCACAGCCTATAATCGACATACTAGTGGATGCTTGCATTGAGCAAGGAATTTTGGAGGTGGCGCACGAACAGGATATTACAGCTCTTCGGCAGAAGCAAGCCGA ATTCCTTGCCCAACGTGAAGCCGAATTAGCAGAACTACGCCGCCTTGAAGCTGAGGAGCTACGCTTACAGGCTGAAAAGGTGCGCCGTCTACAACAAGATGCTATCACCAAGGGATTAGATGAAGAAATGCAGAAGAGCGTAACTGCTGCCAAATTATTGCAAGGCCATATTGCTGGTTTACTACCAGAAGTATTGGACAATCTTGAACCGGCTACTGATGCTGCAAAGAAAGAACATCTCATGAAGACCGTCGCTCCATGGTTGACTGTCGAAGTAGCAGAAGAAGTTGGACATATCGTAGACTCGCGTGAGATTCTGACAGTCATCATACAAGAGATTATTAAGCAGCGTGCTACTGCGTATGCTGGTTACAAGGAGGAAATGCCACTGGAAACACTAATAGAGCGTGGCGAAGACGTGATAGAAGAGGAGATGAAAGACGAGCTGTGCACTTGTGAATCGAGCGATTTGAGCACTAAATGTGATGACTCGTCGAAGAAGGTGTGA